From Xylocopa sonorina isolate GNS202 chromosome 2, iyXylSono1_principal, whole genome shotgun sequence, a single genomic window includes:
- the LOC143433272 gene encoding uncharacterized protein LOC143433272: protein MEVSFPIIPTVTPRHESHKTNPTKINIIVSSIPLADTRVINLLLLILGTTLNLSIISVIVSKSSMRTSFNLYIVSLACSNMLILLEPLDQVLRWFFDINMKLNMDYICLISFDVSVITIPILKFVLYINIFQDQLSFGHTLLKRFTTVKGIILIWSASTVSLAIGLHIYDFFEGDMADIYVWNTIMFIVMPFIISLALDSLIIYELMILRAIEGSWRTKELRHYLMLITMAIAFYSIRMPYRLARAINFIEPKASCCTDKMREALYFIAKTFPTVFSLVYILLSHDFHEVVQEILKYKYRKSQEKEASTRTDSETIIQSV from the exons ATGGAGGTTTCGTTCCCTATCATTCCCACGGTAACACCCAGACACGAATCTCACAAGACGAATCCCACTAAAATCAACATAATCGTGTCGAGCATTCCGTTAGCCGATACAAGGGTAATAAACCTGCTTCTACTGATTTTGGGGACCACGCTCAATCTCTCGATCATATCGGTGATCGTTTCTAAATCCTCCATGAGAACGTCGTTTAATCTGTACATCGTCAGTCTGGCTTGCTCGAACATGCTGATTCTACTCGAGCCCCTGGACCAAGTGCTCAGATGGTTCTTCGATATAAACATGAAACTGAACATGGACTACATCTGTCTGATCAGCTTCGACGTATCCGTAATCACGATCCCGATTCTGAAATTCGTCCTGTACATCAACATCTTCCAAGATCAGCTGTCTTTCGGACACACGCTGCTGAAAAGGTTCACAACCGTGAAGGGGATCATACTGATCTGGTCAGCGAGTACTGTATCGCTGGCTATTGGTCTGCACATATACGATTTTTTCGAAGGCGACATGGCGGACATTTACGTATGGAACACGATCATGTTTATCGTCATGCCGTTTATCATATCCCTCGCTCTGGACAGTTTGATCATTTACGAACTGATGATACTGAGAGCGATCGAGGGATCGTGGCGGACGAAAGAGCTGAGGCATTATCTTATGCTGA TAACCATGGCAATTGCTTTCTACTCGATTCGAATGCCGTATCGGCTGGCCAGGGCGATCAATTTCATTGAGCCAAAGGCATCGTGCTGCACGGACAAGATGAGGGAAGCGCTCTATTTCATAGCCAAGACGTTCCCCACCGTTTTCTCACTCGTTTATATTCTATTATCGCATGACTTTCACGAAGTCGTACAG